The following coding sequences lie in one Thalassoglobus polymorphus genomic window:
- a CDS encoding glycerate kinase type-2 family protein, which produces MADSSLKSDALAIWQAGVDAVDSARLVREVVSGDAESLNVAETHWQAGESGRIYVVGAGKAGAGMAAGFEAAVSKELRSRLSGWVNVPEDCVRELEAIHLHGARPAGVNEPTTAGVAGTQEILQGVASLNPEDLCVVLISGGGSALLPAPMQGISLEDKQRVTRLLMRSGATIDELNTVRRALSDVKGGGLLRACRAGQLVTLIISDVIGDPLEVIASGPTVDVLPDPRAAWEILNRLLVDSIELIPQSIRRVLAESGTRSHSTREIVCEYSNVIIGNNQTAVEAAADQARTLGHELALVEFDQPGVAKEFGSEFASRCLQLRENSPVGKKFCLVSGGEPIVQLVKTEQPQKGGRNQELVLAAAKRLQGEGHAGIVILSGGTDGEDGPTDAAGAYVDETVLSFAKSQGLQIDEYLSVNNSYAFFECSGGLIKTGPTHTNVMDLRIGVIETPERSR; this is translated from the coding sequence ATGGCTGATTCATCTTTGAAGAGCGATGCACTTGCCATCTGGCAGGCGGGAGTTGATGCGGTCGACTCTGCTCGGCTGGTCCGCGAAGTCGTTTCTGGTGATGCGGAATCACTGAATGTGGCTGAGACTCATTGGCAGGCAGGAGAATCTGGTCGAATTTATGTTGTGGGGGCTGGTAAAGCGGGGGCTGGGATGGCTGCCGGGTTTGAGGCAGCGGTCTCCAAAGAATTGAGATCACGACTTTCAGGTTGGGTGAACGTTCCTGAAGATTGCGTACGCGAATTGGAAGCGATCCACCTGCATGGCGCACGGCCTGCAGGTGTGAATGAACCGACAACTGCCGGAGTTGCAGGGACTCAGGAAATTCTTCAGGGAGTCGCTTCGTTGAATCCAGAGGACTTGTGCGTTGTGCTGATCTCTGGTGGGGGAAGCGCGTTGTTGCCGGCTCCGATGCAGGGGATTTCTCTTGAAGATAAGCAGCGAGTCACTCGATTGCTGATGCGATCCGGGGCGACGATTGATGAACTCAATACCGTTCGCCGAGCACTTTCTGATGTCAAAGGGGGGGGCTTATTGCGGGCCTGCCGCGCCGGACAATTGGTGACGTTGATCATCTCGGATGTGATTGGTGATCCACTCGAAGTGATTGCCTCTGGTCCGACGGTTGATGTGTTGCCAGATCCCCGAGCAGCGTGGGAGATTTTGAATCGCTTACTCGTGGATTCAATCGAACTTATTCCGCAATCGATCAGGCGAGTTCTTGCTGAGTCGGGAACTCGTTCGCACTCAACCCGCGAGATCGTCTGCGAATACTCGAATGTGATTATCGGAAATAACCAGACCGCCGTGGAAGCCGCTGCCGATCAGGCAAGAACGCTCGGGCATGAATTGGCGCTTGTTGAGTTTGATCAACCTGGGGTTGCGAAAGAATTCGGCTCGGAGTTCGCGTCTCGATGCTTGCAGCTTCGCGAGAACTCACCCGTTGGCAAGAAGTTTTGTCTGGTGAGTGGGGGAGAGCCGATTGTTCAACTTGTGAAAACAGAGCAGCCTCAAAAGGGTGGTCGCAATCAGGAGTTGGTGCTGGCTGCAGCGAAGAGGCTTCAAGGTGAAGGTCATGCAGGGATTGTCATTCTCTCCGGTGGAACTGATGGAGAGGATGGGCCGACAGATGCGGCGGGAGCGTACGTCGATGAGACTGTCTTGAGTTTCGCGAAGAGTCAAGGTTTGCAGATTGATGAGTATCTGAGCGTCAACAATTCGTATGCATTTTTTGAATGTTCAGGCGGCCTCATCAAGACCGGTCCAACGCATACAAATGTGATGGACCTGCGAATCGGTGTGATTGAGACTCCTGAGCGATCACGTTGA
- a CDS encoding phosphoglycerate kinase produces the protein MAKKTIEDIDVSGKKVLMRVDFNVPLDDNRNVTDDRRIRMALPSIQSVLKRGGSLVLMSHLGRPKGEVVAKYSLKPAAEKLAELIEAPVSFATDTVGEDAQAKVAALQPGEVVVLENVRFAAEEEVKEEDPKTTDEQKAAKQAFGEKLAAFGDVYCNDAFGTCHRPHASMYTVPSVMGDAPKVVGFLVKKEIQYLSDAIANPERPFIAILGGAKVSDKIKVIENLLDICDKILIGGAMAYTFALAQGGKVGKSLVEPDKVDLANQLLEKGGDKLILPIDTHCGDAFKDPDCNKVVVDAGQIPDDFEGFDIGPKTAEMYADLVKGAKTIIWNGPMGVFEVPPFDAGTKAVAQAIADSDAVSIIGGGDSAAAVQQLGFAERVSHVSTGGGASLEMLEGKAFAAVDVLDEA, from the coding sequence ATGGCGAAAAAAACTATCGAAGACATCGACGTATCAGGTAAAAAAGTGCTGATGCGTGTCGACTTCAATGTCCCACTCGACGACAATCGCAACGTCACCGACGACCGACGAATTCGAATGGCGTTGCCATCAATCCAATCCGTTCTAAAACGAGGCGGCAGTCTCGTGTTGATGAGCCATCTCGGACGCCCTAAAGGGGAAGTGGTCGCTAAATACAGCCTGAAACCAGCTGCCGAAAAATTGGCAGAGTTGATTGAGGCTCCAGTCTCCTTCGCGACCGACACTGTCGGTGAAGATGCTCAAGCAAAAGTGGCGGCACTTCAACCGGGTGAAGTCGTCGTACTTGAGAACGTTCGCTTCGCTGCCGAAGAGGAAGTGAAAGAAGAAGATCCAAAGACAACCGACGAGCAGAAAGCTGCAAAACAGGCATTCGGAGAAAAGCTGGCTGCCTTTGGAGATGTGTATTGCAACGACGCCTTTGGAACATGTCATCGTCCACATGCGAGCATGTATACAGTCCCGTCAGTGATGGGCGACGCTCCCAAAGTGGTCGGGTTTCTTGTTAAGAAAGAGATCCAGTACCTGAGCGACGCCATTGCGAATCCAGAGCGACCATTCATCGCAATTCTGGGAGGAGCCAAAGTCTCCGATAAAATCAAAGTCATCGAGAATCTCCTCGATATCTGTGACAAGATTCTGATCGGCGGTGCAATGGCTTACACATTTGCACTCGCTCAGGGCGGAAAAGTTGGAAAGAGTCTGGTTGAACCTGATAAAGTCGACCTCGCCAACCAACTCCTTGAAAAAGGTGGTGACAAACTGATCTTGCCAATTGACACACACTGTGGCGACGCATTCAAAGACCCTGATTGCAACAAAGTGGTCGTCGATGCCGGGCAAATTCCGGACGATTTCGAAGGCTTTGATATCGGCCCCAAAACCGCTGAGATGTATGCCGACCTCGTCAAAGGGGCGAAGACGATCATCTGGAACGGACCGATGGGTGTTTTCGAAGTTCCTCCATTCGATGCCGGAACGAAAGCGGTCGCTCAGGCGATTGCTGATTCAGATGCTGTCAGCATTATTGGCGGAGGAGACAGCGCCGCTGCGGTCCAGCAACTCGGATTCGCAGAACGTGTTTCTCATGTGAGCACCGGTGGCGGAGCAAGCTTGGAAATGCTGGAAGGAAAAGCATTTGCAGCCGTTGACGTGCTTGACGAAGCATAG